From a single Nicotiana tabacum cultivar K326 chromosome 8, ASM71507v2, whole genome shotgun sequence genomic region:
- the LOC107771698 gene encoding uncharacterized protein LOC107771698, giving the protein MIALATTTNGVAASILPGGRTAHSRFDIPLQTNDSTMTNMSKQSGAVKLIKKAILVISDEASMARRQMIETVYRSFRDIIDIDKHFGEKVIVFGGDFHQVLLVVQNSTRAETVNQA; this is encoded by the coding sequence ATGATAGCATTGGCAACGACAACAAATGGAGTAGCCGCTTCAATTTTGCCAGGAGGTCGTACAGCTCACTCTAGATTTGACATTCCCCTTCAAACAAATGACTCAACCATGACAAATATGTCAAAACAAAGTGGTGCTGTCAAATTGATCAAAAAGGCAATATTAGTAATATCGGATGAAGCGTCTATGGCTAGGCGGCAAATGATTGAAACAGTTTATAGGAGCTTTAGAGATATAATTGACATCGATAAACATTTTGGTGAAAAAGTAATAGTCtttggaggagattttcatcAGGTATTACTAGTAGTTCAAAATTCTACAAGAGCAGAAACTGTCAACCAAGCTTAG